The following nucleotide sequence is from Melioribacteraceae bacterium.
TGAATGATTCTTTGAACTTGTTTTTCCAAACCAAGTAATGAATCAAGCATAATAACCGAGACATCGGATTCCCAAAGAGCACGATAAGTTCTAACGTTTGAATAAAATTCCACACTTTCCTGAATTTTACTTTTACGGCGAAGCCCGGCGGTATCAACAAGCACAATTTCCTTTCCGTAGTACTTTAGAACAGAATCAATACTATCACGAGTTGTTCCGGGAATGTTTGTGACAATACTTCTATCAAAGCCAAGTAATGCATTTGTTAAAGACGATTTACCAACATTTGGTTTTCCGATTATCGCTAGTCTTAATCTTTCATCCGTTTCATAATCAGCTTCGGAAAAATCTAGTTTCTCAATTAATTCATCCAAAAAATCACCGAGATTTCTTCCACTTAATGCTGAGATATCAAATACGTCCTCAAGACCAAAAGCATAGAACTCACTTTTATTAATTCCGCTTTCGGGGCTATCTAATTTGTTTGCCAATACAAAGGAAGGTTTTGATGAAGACCTTAAAAGCTTTGCAATATCATTATCGATAGGCGAAACTCCAAGCTTTCCATCGGTCACAAAGAGAATCGCATCTGCTTCGGTTAATGCAATTTCAACTTGTTCACGTATTGCTGTTTCAAAAAGTTCTTCAGAATCGGGTACGTAACCTCCGGTATCCATAACTCTGAAAACTTTTCCATTCCAATCAGCTTCTCCGTAGATTCGATCGCGCGTAACTCCGCTCATATCGTCAACAATTGCATCCTTCGATTTTGTTAAACGATTGAACAATGTGGATTTACCTACATTCGGTCTGCCAACAATTACAACTAGCGGTGTTTTCATAATCCTAATCTATGGATAAGCTGTGAAGTTTAAAAGTTAATTCGAAGCGATAATTCAGGATAATATTCGGTATGAAAACCGATTTGTTCTCGCTTGATGTTTAATTGTGATTCAAGTCTTCTATTATAAGCACCGGTTGCAAAGGCTGCTTCAACCGCACTTAAAATATGGTTTGTTACAATTCCAATAACCGCCCATTTTGCAACGTTATAATAATCGTTAGCAAGACCGCGTTGTTCGGAATAATAGAGAAAATTATTGGTTAGAGGATCACCATAATCATACGGGTCATTTGGATCTTCTGTAAAATCAACCCAGCCGGCATTGAACTGTTGATATTTCCCAATCATTTCGTAATACTGCTGATCACCTTGTCTCGGTAAACGATGTGAGTACCATTTACCGATTGCACTTTCTAAACGATTTAATTCAGACCAAATAAGATTTCCTTGATTATCGAAGAGATTAAACTCGGTTGGATCAACTAATGAATTAATTCTATTAGCATTATCCAAAGTCCATTGTGCATATTGTTTCACGTCCCAATTTTGATCGGCATAATTTTCATAAAAATCCGTTTGGTCATCACCTTTTCCGTCATAGATAACACCCAATGTAATTGCTGCTGCTTCCACGGCTAGAAATATTGCAGACTTCCAATAGTCACCATTATAAAATTGACCGGAACCGGGTAATGCAATTGACATCAGTGCTGATAGGAAAGCAGATTTCTTATGCTGATTATAAACTTCTTCTTGATCTAATTCAGGCTGTTGTTGAGAATAAATATTTTTTGAATCAATTCTTATATCGCCTGTGAATAAAAATTCGTTTTCGACTTGAGCAAAAATTGCTGAACTAATTAATATTATTAACAAGATTTTTTTCATTTTCAAATTTACTCCTTTATATACTGAAGTCGAATAATAGTCCGCCGTAAAATTGCCATTCTTTACCATATGAAATATCTTCGTTCAAAATACGAGTAGTAAATTGATCAAAAGAATAAGCTGCGTTAAAAAAGATACTTGTCGGGAAAAGATAGAATGAATTCATTTTAATTCTTACCTCAAAGCCGGCACCCTTCTTAAATGTATCGAACGAAGGTATATCACCGTTCCAAGCATTTCCAATATCACCATGAACCGCCAAGTAAATTTTATCGATGTAAAGATGCCCTATTCTCGTATCAATATTTCTGAATAATGGAAATCTGTAAGTTACGTTTAACCAAGCAACTTCATTTCCGCTAAGAGCATAAAAGGGATATGCACGCATACCGGTTAACCCACCTAAATAAAAATCGAAGAAATCCGGAACGGCCGGACCGACTATAGTACCGGTTCTCAATCTAGCTGATAATGTATGATTTTTAAATGTTTCGATATGTTCTCTATAATTTAATTCGAGTCTATGAAACGTGTAATCATTATAAAGCGGTTTTAAAACTCCGTCATCGATTTCATATTGTCCTTCATCATTGTAGCGATTCATTTCATAGTTATATTGAATATCCACTTCTCTTCCGACAGGATTAATATCATTATCGATCGTAGGAATCTTTGAATCAAAACGAAGCTTAAATTGGAAATTACTTCCAATGAAATATTTGTCATTTGTTGTCGGGTATAGGATTGACGTGTTGGGAAAAATGAAACTACCAAGTGTCGCGGTATATTGACTAAAGATATATCTGAATTCAAAATCATTTATACTTTTAAATATTTTATGCTTAACAACAAAATCAACCTCAAAGAGATTGTAAGTTACATCGGTTGCTACTGTATTATTAGCAGCATCCAGGGAATCGAAAACAAGATCAACATTTGCTTCTCTGCTTATAGAATAAAGTTCAACTGAAAGCTCAGGCTTTAATCCTAGATTATATATTAACGGAAGTTTATCTCTGTAATCAAAAATTAAAAACAAATCGCGTTCTAATCTTTTATTAATCGAGCCGCCGGCAAAGAAACCGAAACGGTTTAAAATATCATTAGACGAAATGTAAACACCCGGTTTAATTCTATCTGTCAAATCATTCGATGTATTATAGTTATCATAACGAATAAAAGGATAGAATGACAAATTAGTAAAAGATCCCGTGTAACTTTTAGAATCATATTTTTTTATATCATAATCGTTAAAGTTCTTTAATCGATCAATATTGGTAATTATTGCTGATTCATCAGGTTTCGAAATATCGAGCGGCGGGTTGCCTATCCAACTATACTGTTTTGATTCATCAACTTTAGTTTGTTCATCTTTACCTAGATAAAATATTTTATAACCGGAAGAATTGTAACCTGAATAAACAATATCCCCATCCGGATTAACCGAAGGCATAAAAGCGCCACCGGTAACATTTGAGATTCTTTTTCGTTCACCGGAGACTTTATCAAGTTTGTATAGATTGAAAATTCCGGTCTCATCAGAAGCATAAATCAAATTATTATCTAAATCATATACCGCGTTGCGTTCATCTTTTTCGGTTTGAACAAGAAACTCGAAGTCGGTACCGTCAATATTAACTTTAGCTATATCTCTCCCGTGATGATAAGAATAATCAAAAATGATATGAGAGTTATCGTTTGAGAATTTTGGATTATAAACTTGCTCACCATTTTTGAAGTTTGTTAATCTCAGGTAATTTTTACCATCAATGTCGCAGATTGCAAGATTAGTCGTTCCGTCACGCTGAATTAGAAATGCAATCTTTTTGCCGTCATTAGATACTGATGGATTGTTAGCACGCCATCCATATGTTAGTCTTTTTTCATCTTCTTCATCAATGTCGTAAATATAAAGATCGTGCACTTCCACGGAGTTATCATTATCATCATCCAACTTTGCGTAAACAATTTTATTGCTTCCGGGTATTAGACCTATTGTGGAACGAATTCCCGATTCAATTAATTTTTCTTCTTTTGTCTCAAGATTATATTCAAATATCGATGAAAGAGAAAAATAGTCGGCGTTCTTATTTGATATATAAATTATTCGTTTTCCATCTTCAGTGAATATTGGATAAAAATTTCCGAAACCTTCATCACGAATTATATCTCCGGTAACCAAATTTGATTTAACTTCACTAGTTCTATTTTCGTAATCTTCTGTTATATAAGATGACCACTCATTATAGATTTCGTTACCATCTTTTCCTAAAACATCTTCAAAAGCAGCATCAATAGTAAAGTTGAATGTTTTACCAAGCGTGTTAGATATTTCTCTAAGTTTATCTTCACCATATTTCTGTGAGATATATCTTGTCAAAGCAAAACCGGAATTATAAACCGATTCATTACCTAAACTTGTTTTGTTGAATACACCCATTTGATTCCAGGTGAGCATTTTTCCATCAAGTGCATAGGAACGAAGGATCATATCCCGATGAGTATCCCAATTATCGTAATCAAATTCGGTACGCATATATTGCGCTGTACCTTCTGCAAACCATGCCGGGATATTTATTGTTGGAATTGGATAGGAGGCAATGAAGTTTGGATAGCCATAAAGTATATCGGGTCGACGTTTATCTTCATAATTTAGAAATTGTAAATAAACAGCAGGCAAATTTCTGGTTAGTTTCATCGATGCTTGGATTTGAACTAAATGAGTAAACTCATGAGAAATAACGTTTCGCAGCCAATTGTGTGTTCCGCGTAAATCGAAGTCTAATGATGAAGCCCAAATTTCAATTTTGTTATCAAAAAAATATGTAGCACCGTTTGCGTAATCATCTATATCTTTTATTACAAAATGAACTCTATCAGGTTCATATCTGTAGAGTTTACAAATCGGATCCCAAACATCTTCCATAATTTGAGTTACAACTCTTGCTGTTCGTTCAGCTTCGGGATGATAATGTACCGATATATTTTCGGTCTCAATAGTTAACCATTCGTAATCAGGTTCGTATTCGTTGTATTGTGCATTCAATGTTATTGCGGCAATTATCAAAGGCAAAATAATTCTGGAAATTTTCTTCATTAATTTAATGTATCCTACAGTTTGAAAATATGAATGTAAGTTTACTTTATAACAGCAATCTTAATAAGTTTGTTATCCGATTTTCCAAAAACACTCTCTACATTGAGATGAGCAAGGTAAACACCGCTTTGAATATTTTGAACATTCCAAGTTAATTCGTTGTCCATTCCACCTGTTGCATTTCCGTTTAATTCAGCAACAAAGTCACCTGCTAAATCAAATATTTTAACAACTACGCTGGAGTTTTCTTTAACAAAGAATCTAATTTTAGTCTCATCTCCATACACCGGATTAGGCCAGTTGTATGCTTTGTCTTTCGGGAAAAATTCGTCAATAACATTTCCTTGACTTGAAGCTTCCATAAAAGCGTTATTGTATTTATTTGCATATTTACTTGTCCATCCATTGACTTCAGAAATATTTTCAATTCCCCAAACGATTAATTCCTTATCCTCATTAATCAATGTTAAACGAGCACCGTTGCTGTTAAAAATAACCGGATGAACTATACTTCTTGAACCGGAAGAAACCGGGAATCCGGTAATAACATTTCCCTTTTCGCCATCGACTGCATAAATCAATCCGTTTTCATCAAAGCTTATCACATCATAAAATTCATTATTATTTAATTTTATTGAGAGATTATGATCACCGAAGAGAATTTCATTTCTGTTATTTACTTCTGTTGGGAAGTAATCAGCATTATATCCACTAAGGTTTCTTGCATCAATTAAGTTCCCATGAGAGAAAGCAAAATATAGTTGTCTGTCATTTTTTAAATCAGTTAATAAAAAGTCATTAATTGATTCAGTACTTTTAACTTCAATATTGGTTGCACTTGCACTTAACGGAAGAATCGAAAAGTTGTTCGACTCATCCATTAACACTACTTTACTGGAAACAATATCATCAGCAACATATTGAGATGCAGAAAGTTTCTTAAGTGGATTACTAAATATTTTTGCTTGATTTTCTACCGAGTTCCAATATTGATTACCAGCTATTGCAAAGACTACTTGTTGGTGAGGATTATAAACTATTTGAGTAACAGCAACATTGTTGAACACATTGTATGCCCCAACTGGGGTAAATTTCACTCTTGCCCTTTCATTGAAATTATACTTAAAGATATTACCATTCTCACCACCGAGGTACACATCAAAAGTAGCTCCGTTTTCAGCGACAACAATTGGTGAGGTGATATTTTCCGAAATTGTTGTTTCATATAGAGAATGTGCGATAACATTTTGTCCGGTAAATGAAATGATGTTTAATGTACTATTGAATGAACCAACAATATAGGTCCGACCATCTTTATTAAAAACCGATGGCATTACATCACTTATTCCGGATATTGTATGAAGCAATTCAATTTCACTATCATATATGTGTAAATCATTCCCGGCTTGAACTGCGAGTACTTCGTTTAATCCAAATACATTTTTGATTTCTGCATCAATGTTTAATTTTTTCTGCGCTAGTTTAGATAAAGCACTATTCTTGAAACTCACTTTGAATGACATTTCATTTCCAATGGTAGAGATATCGCTTATATCAACAAGTGAATTTGCTCCTAGATTAGAAACTGCAGCCGGTTTTGTATTTGCATTAAATTTATTATCGTAAAACTCGGAAGGATTTCCGCTATACCAAGTATCTTGTTTAGTACCTTCGCCTATAACAGTCTCACCAAAAATATTTAAAAACTCTTCACCGATATCAAATATACCATCTGCTTCAACAACTCTTACACCTAATCTATCTCTATTATTATTTATGGTATTTGATTCAAGGTTCTCTCTTATTACTTGTTCATCAATATGCCAAATGATAAAGCCGATATCTTCAAAGGGATCATCGAAAGTTTGAGTTTCTACAAAACCCGGGACAGCCCAATCAAATTCATCAACATCGGTTATAACACCAATCAAAGTATCAGCGCCAAACGGAGAAAAACTAATTTCATCTTTTGAAAATGTTATTGTGTTGATTGAGTTACCGACTTTGTAAGTGATTATTGCACCGTCCTTGTTTGCATCACGTTTTCTGTTTTCGATCAAATAATATTCATTCGAATTGATTGGTATTTTCAAAATCGTATTATCTCCGGGGTTTGCAACTTGAGGAGCAACTAAGCTGATAGTTTGATCATTTAAAGAAATTTCGGTTGGTTCTGCCCAGCCAAGGTAGATTTTTTCCCAAGCTGATGGCTCGGGTGGAAATAATCCGCTATAAGCGAATAATGCCTGACCATCCATTAATCCAAATCTTCCAATTGCACTAGTACCGGTTTCGGTGTTGAATAAATCCGGTAATCCCAAATATGAAGCAACAGTTCCCACAATCAAACCGTTTATCGAAAACTCTTGCAGATAAACTTCACCGAAACTTTCAATCTCTCTACTTTCCGTTGAAGGAAGAATTGCTGTATTGTTAATTAAAAAATTACCGTTGTTTACAGAGAATCCTTCAAAAGTAGAGCCGTAAATTTCTTTAAGAGATTTTTCACTCAAATAAACCGAAGGTAAATCTCGTTCCAAACCAATACTTCCAGGAGTAGGGATTTCTCTTCCGACACCCGCGTGAAATATTGTAAATAGATCATATTCACTAAAATCAATTTGAAAAGATTGATCAGCGATCGCCCAAACCTCTTCTGCGAATGACCCAAGAGGAGTTAAATCATTAGTTCTGGGAAGAGGTGAATATTCCCTCATTATTTTAGAAACAGTTACAATATTCGGCAATACAGTGAAATCTAATTTTAATCTTTCATCTGACACTTTCGTAAAATAATTTCTTGCAAATTCTAAATGACTACTAAAGTAATTTGCATCATGAGGAAGCGGATCTAATATTGTATTACCATAATCCTTCGAATAAATTGAACCAAACTTCCCGTTTCCAAATGTGTTTCCATCATTATCCTGTTGGAATTCAACCATCACTGCAAGAATCTTAAGTGTATCTTGCGAATTCAATTTTAAAGGTTCGCTTCTTGGATTTGGATTTAGCTTAAAATTAATTTGGGCACTTAACATGCCCAAACCAAACAAACTTAACAGAAAAAGAGAGAGAATATTTTTCATAATTTATTATATCCCGCGAGGAAATCCTTTTGTTTGTGAAGGAGTTGAACCCCAGCCTATGAGAAGTGTAAATCTAAGCGTATCTGATAATGGATGGTTTTCACCATCTTGGAACATGTCTGTTGTTATATAACTGAAATCAAAACCGTACATATCATAACGGATACCGGCACCGAGAGTGACAAATTTTCTATTACCGTAAGAAGGGTCTTCATAGAAGAAACCGGCTCGTAGCGCAAACATGAAATCTTCAGGTTTACCATACCAATATTCTAATCCCATGGAAGTTACAATATCTCTTAATTCTTCACTCAACGGTTGATCAGCCCAAGCTGTAAAAACTGCTTCGTAGAATTCGGCTTTTGTCTCACCGCTATCTACTCTATTTACTAAAAGTTTGCTAAAATCTAATGTGTAGGTCAATGAGTTATAATCATCTTCAAAAATACGAACAGCAAAACCAAGTCTAAAGTTTGTTGGAATAGGATCAGATTGAGCTTGATCGATATAAGTAATTTTTGGTCCAAGGTTACTTAAATTGGCACCAATTGAGAGCCTATTACTCATGTCACCAATCAAAGGAATATCTAATTCGGAAGGTCGCCACATTGCGGCTAAGTCAAAACTGACAGAAGTTGCAACACCGCTCCCCTGTTCATTTTCGGTCGGTTGATCGGAAAGTCTACTATGAATGATTCTGAAGTTAAAACCAACACCCCAATCTTGACTCAATTTTGTCGCATAACCGAGTGTTAATGCAGCATCAAATGATCGGAAAGTGCCAATAGGATCAGGTGAACTTGATGATGTTCGAACGAATTCACCAAAGTTCATGTAGGTGATACTGGCAGTAACACTACCGCCTATATCTTCAATAAATTGTCTGTAAGTTAAGTAATCATAAAATAGATCTAAATTGAATTGCGGCAGCCAATTACTGTGTGTAATACTAACTTCTGAACCGGTTAGAAATGCTATACCTGCCGGATTCCAGAATATGGCTGCTGAGTTATCCGCCAAACCGGAACCGGATTCACCAATACCGCCTGCTCTTGAATCAGGAGCTAGTAATAAAAACGGAACTGCTGCTTCACCTTGAGCATACGATCTATTCATTACTCCGAAAAATGTCATCATTATTATAAATGTTAACAAGATCTTTTTCATCTTGATATACCTCCAATAAGGGTTATTAAAAAATTCTATCTGATTACTGCTAATTTACCTAAAACGGTTTCTCTAAATTCACCCTCGGTTGATTCTACAATTAATTTGTACAAATATGTTCCGTTTGCAAGTTCATCCCCGTCTTGATCTCTTCCATCCCAAGGAATTCTTACAAACTTGTCGAGTATGCTGAATTGTTCAATTTCTCTTATTAATCTTCCTGCAATTGTATAAACTTTTATTTTTACGTTCAATGCTTTGTTCAAGTTTTGCTGGAAGGTAAATGTTGTATTCGAAGCAAATGGATTTGGATAATTAACAACTTCACGCAAAGTAAGATTATTACTATTTACAACCGAGAAATATGTTTCTTCCGAAGATAAATTATTAAAAACATCCCATGCTTTGATTCTTATCTTATAATCGCCTTCCTCAAAATTAGAAAATTTGTAATTGACAATACCGGATTTACCACCGGCATCCAAATCACCGACAAAGCTGGTAGTCAAATCAATCGGGTTGTCATCATCATCATTTAGTATTGCTTCCAGATTATGACCAACACCGGAACCGGTTGTATTGATTCCCGTTTCATCTTCCAATTTTGCCAGTAGCGTAAAATTGGAGTTAACCAAATAAGAGCTTTCAAATGCAAGATCATCAAAGTAAATCTCTATAGCAGGTCCTTTCCCATCATTCACAGAAGATGTATCCGTACCACCAACAATAACACTATCGGTGTAACCAACACCGTCGCTATTATTATTAAAGGCATAAGCAACTACTTTCCCATTTGCGTTTTGGTATGAAATATCTTTGGGGACAGTAAAATTTGCATCAAATGAACCGTTTGAAACTGTAACTCGCCCTCTAAATAAGAGACCGCCTTGCTGAGTTATGGTATAGTTCATTTCTTTTAATTCCATAGTTCTATTTGCATCGAAAACGGATATAATTGCTTCACCGTTAAAATTGCTTTTACTGCCGTCGAGGTTTAAAAATGATCCATTTACATTAACATTACCAAGTGCACTTATTTGAACTGCAACACTTAAATCCGAATCATTAATTTTATCAATACTAATTGGATTTTCTGGTTGGTTTAATCTGAGTGCAGGATCGGCAAATAACAAATATTTTTCATCATTAGCTTTATCCGCTGAACCTGTAATCTTAGTATACATATAAGAGTAACCTAGTCTTCTCGGTAATCCGCCGGAATCTTTAACACCTAATAAGTTTGAGAAAAAGATGTTATTCAAAGCTGCGTTTAGACTAGAATAAACAGGTCGACTTGCAGTAAAAGCACCAATAATACCACTTTTTTCTTTTAGCAACATTAATTCTGTCGCACTAGGATCATCCGGCTCATCATACTTACCAAAATCGCATGTAGCCGCAGTTAAGAAGAAATAATTTTCATTTTGTAGTTGGGGTATAGTAATATCTTTTAGGAAAACATTTTCGTGTGTCCAAACATCAGGATTACCGTGCCCAATGAAATTGATAAGTAATGTACCGTTATTAGCCGCATCAATAATCGCTTGATTCACTGCAGGTTTTCTTCTACCGGCACCTGTTACAACTGTCGGGTATGCGGCTAAATAAATTTTCTTTTGATCAAATGATTTGGGTATATAAACTCGTGATAAATCTTCAGATTGTCTTGTATGAATTGCTCCATCATTACCTTGCGAAGTTGGACCATCATCGGCTACTAAAGTCAATGTATTTCTCCAGAGTGATCTATCCGAAGATGCTTCATATTCAATAATTTTATCTACAACAATATCTGCTTCCTTTGTATTATTTACATTTATTCGCCCAACCCCAATGTCAGCTAACTTATCATCACCGGAAACTCTAGAATAAAAATCATCGTATGGATAAGAACTCAATTCCTGCAATGATTCAGGTGTTTGAAAAGTAGGAATAAAGTTCTGATTCTTCCCTTCCACGTTTAAATAATCGTAATCCCCATCACCAAATAGTAACACAAGTCCAGGACGAATTTGCCAGTTATCGTAAGCATATTTTATAAAATCACGAATAGCGGTTGGATCTAAAGCACCACAAGAAAACTCGTTATAAATTTGATCGATAAATACTAATGTTGTGCTTATTGGATGAAGTGCTTCCCCAGAACGATAGTTAGCAAGTCTCTGAGCTTGAGATGAAAAATCTCTATGCGAAATAATTATATATTCAGAACCTTGTTCGATTCCACGAATATTAGAATTGGGTACGGCTACAGCATTCGATATTGATCGAAACTTTGAATTTGTTAAAGCAATATATTTATTTCTTTGAGTCTGTGTTCCTTGAACAATAAATTGGAAATCCCCTCCGCTCAGTACCAATGGATTGATCTTTTTTACATTTCTATGATCTGTAACATCATAAACAGCTATTAAAGAATTTGTGAAATTAGATAAATTAAAACGAATAAAATCATTTGTTAGATCTGAATAAAAAGTAAATTCATCATCAACTGCCCGAAGACTTCTTTTGTATTGAATTTCGAAATAGTCGATATGAGCTTGCGAATTTGAAGTAGGATTGTTTATTGCGAATTTCAACGCGCTTCTATTGTTTGGTAAAGTTCCCGT
It contains:
- the der gene encoding ribosome biogenesis GTPase Der, with product MKTPLVVIVGRPNVGKSTLFNRLTKSKDAIVDDMSGVTRDRIYGEADWNGKVFRVMDTGGYVPDSEELFETAIREQVEIALTEADAILFVTDGKLGVSPIDNDIAKLLRSSSKPSFVLANKLDSPESGINKSEFYAFGLEDVFDISALSGRNLGDFLDELIEKLDFSEADYETDERLRLAIIGKPNVGKSSLTNALLGFDRSIVTNIPGTTRDSIDSVLKYYGKEIVLVDTAGLRRKSKIQESVEFYSNVRTYRALWESDVSVIMLDSLLGLEKQVQRIIQEAVRRRKGIILAVNKWDLIEKDTKTAKHYEDELRSQLGTADFAPIIFISALTKQRIYKLIDLALQIYEERSKKIPTQELNDTILEEVKRIPPPSTPTGKEVKIKYITQVGDYYPIFLFFTNDSKYIPDSYKRFLEKTIRSKYGFSGVPMTISFKES
- a CDS encoding DUF5683 domain-containing protein; protein product: MKKILLIILISSAIFAQVENEFLFTGDIRIDSKNIYSQQQPELDQEEVYNQHKKSAFLSALMSIALPGSGQFYNGDYWKSAIFLAVEAAAITLGVIYDGKGDDQTDFYENYADQNWDVKQYAQWTLDNANRINSLVDPTEFNLFDNQGNLIWSELNRLESAIGKWYSHRLPRQGDQQYYEMIGKYQQFNAGWVDFTEDPNDPYDYGDPLTNNFLYYSEQRGLANDYYNVAKWAVIGIVTNHILSAVEAAFATGAYNRRLESQLNIKREQIGFHTEYYPELSLRINF
- a CDS encoding biopolymer transporter Tol; translation: MKKISRIILPLIIAAITLNAQYNEYEPDYEWLTIETENISVHYHPEAERTARVVTQIMEDVWDPICKLYRYEPDRVHFVIKDIDDYANGATYFFDNKIEIWASSLDFDLRGTHNWLRNVISHEFTHLVQIQASMKLTRNLPAVYLQFLNYEDKRRPDILYGYPNFIASYPIPTINIPAWFAEGTAQYMRTEFDYDNWDTHRDMILRSYALDGKMLTWNQMGVFNKTSLGNESVYNSGFALTRYISQKYGEDKLREISNTLGKTFNFTIDAAFEDVLGKDGNEIYNEWSSYITEDYENRTSEVKSNLVTGDIIRDEGFGNFYPIFTEDGKRIIYISNKNADYFSLSSIFEYNLETKEEKLIESGIRSTIGLIPGSNKIVYAKLDDDNDNSVEVHDLYIYDIDEEDEKRLTYGWRANNPSVSNDGKKIAFLIQRDGTTNLAICDIDGKNYLRLTNFKNGEQVYNPKFSNDNSHIIFDYSYHHGRDIAKVNIDGTDFEFLVQTEKDERNAVYDLDNNLIYASDETGIFNLYKLDKVSGERKRISNVTGGAFMPSVNPDGDIVYSGYNSSGYKIFYLGKDEQTKVDESKQYSWIGNPPLDISKPDESAIITNIDRLKNFNDYDIKKYDSKSYTGSFTNLSFYPFIRYDNYNTSNDLTDRIKPGVYISSNDILNRFGFFAGGSINKRLERDLFLIFDYRDKLPLIYNLGLKPELSVELYSISREANVDLVFDSLDAANNTVATDVTYNLFEVDFVVKHKIFKSINDFEFRYIFSQYTATLGSFIFPNTSILYPTTNDKYFIGSNFQFKLRFDSKIPTIDNDINPVGREVDIQYNYEMNRYNDEGQYEIDDGVLKPLYNDYTFHRLELNYREHIETFKNHTLSARLRTGTIVGPAVPDFFDFYLGGLTGMRAYPFYALSGNEVAWLNVTYRFPLFRNIDTRIGHLYIDKIYLAVHGDIGNAWNGDIPSFDTFKKGAGFEVRIKMNSFYLFPTSIFFNAAYSFDQFTTRILNEDISYGKEWQFYGGLLFDFSI
- the porV gene encoding type IX secretion system outer membrane channel protein PorV, with product MKKILLTFIIMMTFFGVMNRSYAQGEAAVPFLLLAPDSRAGGIGESGSGLADNSAAIFWNPAGIAFLTGSEVSITHSNWLPQFNLDLFYDYLTYRQFIEDIGGSVTASITYMNFGEFVRTSSSSPDPIGTFRSFDAALTLGYATKLSQDWGVGFNFRIIHSRLSDQPTENEQGSGVATSVSFDLAAMWRPSELDIPLIGDMSNRLSIGANLSNLGPKITYIDQAQSDPIPTNFRLGFAVRIFEDDYNSLTYTLDFSKLLVNRVDSGETKAEFYEAVFTAWADQPLSEELRDIVTSMGLEYWYGKPEDFMFALRAGFFYEDPSYGNRKFVTLGAGIRYDMYGFDFSYITTDMFQDGENHPLSDTLRFTLLIGWGSTPSQTKGFPRGI
- the porU gene encoding type IX secretion system sortase PorU; amino-acid sequence: MLRKFSILYFLFLCLFLSAQTQQDIKIISSNTNSILIEYSPVYTNTSHITLDGVKYYSIDILNGVFHPDEGKGIPTIPLRSLNIGVPSEFGNTIQVLDAQYEVINETIVPAPISEKENGEIKFSYKVTPEYNSFKNEELVTFGEYGLARDLPVQKILINPVFYDAASRNIKKYSKIRFRINFGRPAQQTKAIQDDLSDIVINFETAKSWGQQSKLNKVQANIQNSVLANGTWYRFEAPEEGIYRIDRSQLASLGIDAATVDPRTIKIYNNGGYQLNEQVTSSKTVDLLENAIQVIGEEDGRFDQNDYILLYGRGVDFFEYDQNSNTIKRFKHAFSKSNYYFITSGGGNGKRMTLQESLNSPTAVLQTETDSYLSHEENLINIGKSGRDYWGEVLNSSTSSVTFINTLNEMIPSSVINYNFRVANTTSTGFSNPINLLIEENGVNVYSGTITGWGNTSYVFGRQLVDKATFTGTLPNNRSALKFAINNPTSNSQAHIDYFEIQYKRSLRAVDDEFTFYSDLTNDFIRFNLSNFTNSLIAVYDVTDHRNVKKINPLVLSGGDFQFIVQGTQTQRNKYIALTNSKFRSISNAVAVPNSNIRGIEQGSEYIIISHRDFSSQAQRLANYRSGEALHPISTTLVFIDQIYNEFSCGALDPTAIRDFIKYAYDNWQIRPGLVLLFGDGDYDYLNVEGKNQNFIPTFQTPESLQELSSYPYDDFYSRVSGDDKLADIGVGRINVNNTKEADIVVDKIIEYEASSDRSLWRNTLTLVADDGPTSQGNDGAIHTRQSEDLSRVYIPKSFDQKKIYLAAYPTVVTGAGRRKPAVNQAIIDAANNGTLLINFIGHGNPDVWTHENVFLKDITIPQLQNENYFFLTAATCDFGKYDEPDDPSATELMLLKEKSGIIGAFTASRPVYSSLNAALNNIFFSNLLGVKDSGGLPRRLGYSYMYTKITGSADKANDEKYLLFADPALRLNQPENPISIDKINDSDLSVAVQISALGNVNVNGSFLNLDGSKSNFNGEAIISVFDANRTMELKEMNYTITQQGGLLFRGRVTVSNGSFDANFTVPKDISYQNANGKVVAYAFNNNSDGVGYTDSVIVGGTDTSSVNDGKGPAIEIYFDDLAFESSYLVNSNFTLLAKLEDETGINTTGSGVGHNLEAILNDDDDNPIDLTTSFVGDLDAGGKSGIVNYKFSNFEEGDYKIRIKAWDVFNNLSSEETYFSVVNSNNLTLREVVNYPNPFASNTTFTFQQNLNKALNVKIKVYTIAGRLIREIEQFSILDKFVRIPWDGRDQDGDELANGTYLYKLIVESTEGEFRETVLGKLAVIR